TCCGCCATCTATTTGACGAGAACAGCGCCTTTATGCATCGGGCGTTCCCGAAGTGTCGGTTGCGGAGCTGTGCTGAAGGCGAAGTCAGAGACAGCCGCGTTCCGCGTAAAATTAATCCACAGCTTTTGAACGACATTCCCGAGCGCATTGGTTGAACTGATTCAACTGGCCCCACTCATTCCGTGCTTCAGGGCGACCTTCGACATTCCAGGAACGCTCCACGCACCTTCGGGAACAGATTCCCGACATATCAGGAACGGAGGTCACGACACTTCGGGAACGAAGATACGATCCTCCAGGAACGCCGCTTTGTGCGCGACTCGCGCATTCCAGCCGAATATTCGAGCCGTAAAATGCGTTAACTCCTTAACTTCCTAAGAAACCTTATAACCAGTGCGATCGTCATTTTGGAAAAAAGGAAGATGGAGGACAGACAAGCGGCTTTGTCTCCCTAAATCCCACGAGCCGACAGCAGATCGCCCGTCGCATGCTCGACTTGCGCGATCAACTTCGTCGCGCCTTGATGCGAAATGCCCAGAAGCCGCGCGACAGCCACTTTGCTTAGTCCCGGATAGGCAAGGCCAAGCCGCATCAGCAGCGGTGCTTTGCTCCGTTTCGTGACCTGCAACTCCTGCGGCAGTTTCCTCAGCCGTCCCTCGAGGCGATCTAGGTCGGCCAGACCCGCCTTGGCTTGCCGTTCGATCATCGCTGTCAGCTGCATCGTCAGGACGCCGACGTCAGCACCAGGGAAGCGAGGCATATCGACAAAAGACGGCAAACGCCGCAATGTCAGGCCCGCCGCTTCGAAGGCAGCCGGCAGATGCGCCGCCACGATCCAACCCAGATCCGATCGGCGGGGATCAAGGCGTAACTGCCGCCCATCGGCCGTTGTGAGCAATTGTCCGCCGCTGATGGGCGCCGCCAGACCCTCTCGCGCGGCGATAAACCGCTCCGCAACGCCTTCCAGGCTCGTGTTGGGGTAGGGGGCTTCGATCAGCGCCTGGACGGTCCGCCAGGCCGGTCCAAAGCGTATCAGGTCCTCTGGCGCCCATACTTCCGCTTCCTTGCGATCGTCCAGCAGCCGCCGCGATACGTTAAGCGTCGCCTTAGCGATGGGATCGCGGCTGCTTTCCGTCGCAGACAGGGCAAAATGGACCAGCGCCGCGATCGACAAGGGGTCATTCAACCCTTCGCTGTGGCGGGGTGGCGGCGTCCGCCCGCAAATCCAGTCCTGCAAGTCCTTGACCCCGATCGGGACGGAAGCGGCAGTCGCCAACGTGGCCGCGCCCTTGAGCCTCGCCCTAGCAAGCCAGATGTCGGCGGCAGGGCTGTTTGCAAGCCGTCCATCAAGGCGCCCGAGCAGTAGAAGTGCTTCACCGGCAGAGGAGGGAAAGTCCAGCATTCCCCTGCCTTAGCGCGTTATTGAATGTAACTAAACAGATAGGTTGGTTGTACCCTCTTTTTGTACGCGAGCGCTCTCTTGCCCTTGGGCTTAAAGCCCCGGAGGGGGCATACCGATCCAACGGTTGGCGGAATTCCAGTCCCGCTTGAAAGCAGAGGTCCGCCGCGCCATCTGTCCGGCGGTCAAATTTTAGTGGAGGGCATGAAAGACGCCATGACGAACCCGACCGACGTTGCTGCGGAAACCCGTTCCTTTGAGGCTGATGTAGCCAAATTGCTGCACATGATGGTGCATTCGGTCTATTCGGACAAGGATGTGTTCCTGCGCGAACTCATCTCCAACGCTGCCGATGCTTGCGAAAAGCTTCGCTATGAAAGCCTGAACGATCCCACGCTGACGGGCAGTGACAGCGCCAGGGTCACGGTCACCCTGGATCCTGATGCACGCCAGATCATCGTCGAGGATAATGGCATCGGCATGAGCGAGGCGGAACTGGTGGAGGCGCTTGGCACGATCGCGCGCTCGGGCACCAAAGCCTTCATGGATCGCATCGCGACGGCCAAGGAAGCGGAAGGGACACAGCTTATCGGCCAGTTCGGAGTCGGTTTCTATTCAGCCTTCATGGTCGCCGATCGCGTGGACGTATTTTCGCGCCGCGCGGGTTCCGATCAGGCCGCGCGCTGGTCTTCCGATGGCCTCGGCACCTATACCGTTCGGTCCGCTGATGCTGCGCAAGCGCCCCCACATGGCACTTGCGTGATCCTGCATCTTAAGGAGGATGCGTCCTCCTATACCGAACGCTACCGCACCCAGCAGCTCATCAGGGATCAGTCGGGCCATGTGCCGGTGCCGATCTTCCTCAAGGAAAAGCCCGATGCAGAAGCTGAGCAGATCGCGGACGGCGCGGCGCTCTGGACCAAGCCCAAGAGCGAGATCAGCGAAGAAGACTATACCGATTTCTATCGCAGCGTCGCGGGGCAGTTCGACCAGCCCGCGCTGACGCTGCATTATCGGGCGGAGGGGCTGCACGAATATGCGGTGCTGGCCTTCATCCCTGAAATGAAGCCTTTCGACCTGTTCGATCCCGACCGGACGGGCCGGATGAAGCTCTATGTGCGCCGCGTTTTCATCACCGACGAGGCCGAGATCCTGCCGCGTTACCTGCGCTTCGTTCGCGGCCTCGTCGATTCCAGCGATTTGCCGCTCAACGTCTCGCGTGAGATGATCCAGCAGAGCCCCGTTCTGGCTGCCATCCAGAAGGGGGTGAGCAACCGCGTTCTTACCGAACTGGAAAAGTTGTCCGCCAAGGACGGCGATGCTTATATCAAATTCTGGGATAATTTCGGCGCCGTGTTGAAGGAGGGGCTGTACGAAGATTATGCCCGGCGGGAGCAATTGCTCGGCCTCGCGCGCTTCAAATCGACCGTGTCTGGAGAAGGTTGGCGCTCGCTCAAGGACTATGCCGAGGGGATGAAGGAGAACCAGACGGCAATCTATTATGCCACCGGTTCCGATCTGGACCGCCTCGCCTCTTCTCCACAACTCGAAGGTTTCCGTGCCCGTGGCATCGAGGTTCTTCTGCTGACCGATCAGGTGGACAGCTTCTGGGTCACCGCCGGCGTCGATTATGACGGCAAGCCGTTCAAATCAGTGACGCAGGGCCTTATCGACCTTAGCCTGATCCCGCCTGCCGAAGGAGAAACGGCCCCGCCTGCCGCGTCGGAAGAGGTCAGCGATTTCATTGCCTTCGCCAAGGGTTTGCTGAAGGACGAAGTGTCCGACGTCCGCGCTTCGGAGCGTTTGACCGAAAGCCCTGTCTGCCTTGTCGCGGCGGAACATGGCATGGACAGACAGCTGGAAAAGCTGCTGGCGGCTACTGGGCGCGGAGGCGGGGCAGCGGCTCCCGTGCTGGAACTCAACCCCCGGCACGGCCTTATCGCGAAGCTGAGCGAGTTGCGGGATGATCCTGCATTGCGCGAGGATGCCGCCCGGCTGCTGCTGGATGAAGCCCGCATTGCTGATGGAGAATTGCCCGCCGATCCGCGCGCCTTTGCGGAAAGACTTGGCCGGATCATGGCCAAGGCGCTTGGGCGATGAATGACGTGCTGGCCCGGTCCGCCGGGCCAGCACGTCTCGGACGCCATTTCAGGCAAGCGTCACGAAAATTTCAGCCTCGATAACCCAGTCCGCGCCGATCTTGCGCCATTTCGCGCTATAGGCTCCCGACGCGACCGGCGATGCCATTCCGGCCGACACGCCCGCCCATTCCCCCTGTTCAAGGGCGATCGGCTCGACGGGGGAGGGGAGAATGCTGGTCGGCGTGCGGGTGTAGATGGTGTGGTCGGGCGCTGCAAATTCCCGCTTCCAGGCCAGCAGTTGCGCCTTCCGACCGGAAATCACCGCGCTGTCGCTGCCCGTGACAAGGATCGCGTCCCGCGCCAGCAGGGGACCGATGGCGTTCAAGTCGCATTCGGCCAGCGCGCGATTGAATGTTGCCCGGCGCAGGCGGATGGCGAGGTCGGTCGATTGGGTCACGGAATATTCCAGGGTTGAAGGCCGACAGATTCGGTCCGGTCGAAGATAATATGCTGCTGATATGCCGCGCTCCTGCGTCGGCCGCAACAAAGCTGCGGGAGCGGCTGGCCGCCGTCATCTCCCCTCGCTCCGGCGCGGCTAATGCAGGACTCGCGCCACGCTGGGAACGCACCCCCGCCCGGTCCGTTAGCTGCGAGGAACGCAGCATAGGAGGACCGATCATGGATGTCCGGCGTGCCAGTATTGGCCTTGGTCTATTTTCGATTGCCATTGGCGTGGCGGAAATCGCCGCCACGCGTCGCATCGCGCGTGCGCTTGGTAACGATCATCGCGCAGGGCGTGCGACATTGCGGGCCTTTGGCGCGCGGGAAATGCTGGCGGGCGCAGGCATCCTTGCCGCTCCCGCCCATTCGACACTGGTCTGGAACCGGGTAGCGGGCGATGCGATGGATCTCGCTGCCCTTGGCCTTGCCGCCCGTAATGCCCCACGCCGCCGCGCCATATGGGGGGCGATTGCCTTTGTGGCTGGCGCAACGATCATTGATGCGCTGGTCGCCCGGGCGCTCGACCGGAAAACCGGCAGCGCTTTCCCCGTTCGCCGCACCCTCGGATCGCGAAGAGACGGCGCGTGGCATGACGCAGCGGCTATGCAGGATCGTCATCCCACGACGATCGAGCCTGAAGGCATGCCCTATGTCCAAGCGCCGGAAATCACCCGGCACTGAGCGTCTATCAGGCATCGCACGCTTACTCTCAAGCAAGGCAGGCCGATATGCCCGCCTCGACCGCCATGCAACTGTCGGCGATGGCAAGGCGTTATCCCCGGATGAAAAGCGATGCGGCACGTTACTTCAGGGTCATGAAACGCAATGGATTTTGCGATTTTGACCCATATGGTAACGGCCGCGCTGAAGGAGATGCGGCTGAATGAGCGAAATTGTCGATCGCATTTCAACGGGTAACGGGGGGCTGAACTCCATATTGGGCGGGGGACTGCCCGCAAAACGTCTATATCTGGTCGAGGGCGCGCCGGGTTCGGGCAAGACGACCCTGGCTCTCCAGTTCCTGCTGGAAGGCGTCAAGGCCGGTGAGCCGGTCCTCTATGTCACGCTGTCGGAAACCAGTGAAGAATTGTCGGTCGTCGCAGCCTCGCACGGATGGAATCTCGCTGGGGTGAACCTGTTCGAGCTTGCCTCCGCAGACTCGGTGCTGGGCATGGGCCGCGATCAATCCATCCTGCATAGCTGGGAAATGGAACTCGGCGGGATTATCGACCTGATCCGCGAGGAAGTGGGACGCGTGAAGCCCAAGCGGATCGTGTTCGACAGCCTGTCCGAATTGCGACTGCTGGCGCAGGATCCGCTGCGCTATCGGCGGCAACTGCTGTTCCTGAAACAGTTTTTCGCGCGGATCGACACAACCGTCCTGCTGGTCGATGACCTGACAGGCGGTTCCGGCATTCGCGACAATCATCTGCATAGCCTGTGCCACGGCGTCATAACGCTGGAGCGGCTGACTCTGGATTTCGGCGCGGCGCGGCGGCGGATGCAGATTCAGAAGATGCGCGGCGTCGCATTCGTCGCAGGCTATCATGACATGATCATCCGCAAGGGCGGCATCGATATCTTCCCCCGGCTTGTGGCGGAGCGCAGCCTATCGGCCTTTATGGGGGAGCCGGTTCCCAGCAGGATCCCGGAACTGGACGCGATATTGGGCGGAGGGCCGACACGCGGCACCAGCACCCTTATCACTGGTCCGGCCGGATCGGGAAAGACGACGCTCGCGCTGCAATATCTGATCGCAGCCTGTGAACGGGGCGAAAATGTCGTCATCTATCAGTTTGACGAGCGCATCGGCACGCTGATCGGGCGCGCGCAGCAGTTGGGCATCGATCTTCAGGCCCTTATGGACGAAGGCCGCATGGTGATCCGGCAGATCGATCCTGCCGAAATCGCACCGGGCGAATTTGCGTCCATGGTGCGTAATGAGGTGGAAGGACGCGGCGTCCGCATGATCCTGATCGACAGCCTCAACGGCTATGTCGCCGCTATGCAGGAGGAACAGCAGTTGATCCTGCAACTGCATGAATTGCTATCGTACCTGAGCCACCGTGGCGTCCTCACCCTGCTGGTAAATCCGCAACAGGGATTTTTCGGCACGATGAGCACGAATGGTCTCAACGTGTCCTACATTGCCGACGTCGTCATCATGCTGCGTTTCTTTGAAGCGGGGGGACGCATCCGCAAGGCTTTGTCGGTGGTCAAGAATCGCAGCGGCGCCCATGAGGATGCCATTCGCGAATTACGCATCGATGCGCAGGGCATTCGCGTCGGCGCGCCACTTTCCGATTTCAGGGGGGTGTTGACCGGAACGCCGGAATATCTTGGCTCGACGACGCCGCTGATGGAGGACCGGCCGAGCCGTGCATAAGGCGGCAACCGCAGGTCTCCGGGTCCTTGTCAGCGCACCCTATGGCAGCGACGCGGAAAGCGCCGCCTTGCTGCTGCGCGGGGAAGGGCACCGGGTGCTCGTCTGCCCGACACTGATCGAAGTCGCGGAGGCGATCGACGAACAGGCGGGCGTCGTACTGGTCACTGAGGAGGCGCTGCTTGCCGACCTTGGGCCGCTCCACCGCGCGCTGGATGCGCAGCCTGCCTGGTCGGATGTGCCCTTCATCCTGCTGGCCGGTCGGCAGGCGGGCCGCATGGTGTCGAGCGAAGCTGTGCGGCGGCGGTTGCCCGACAATGCCTTGAGCGTGATCCTGCTGGAACGGCCGGTGAGCGGGGAATCGCTCGTCAGCGCGGTCGCTTCGGCGATGCGGGCGCGGCAAAAGCAATTGCAGATCCGCGATCAACTGGCCGCCCTGCATGCAGAACGCAGCCGGCTGAACGCGCTGCTTGAACATCTTCCCATCGGCGTCGCCTTCGTGGCGGGCGACGGGAGCACATTGCTGTCCAATCCGGCCTATCGCCGTTTTCTGCCAGGCGGCGAAATCCCGGCGCGCCTGCCCGATGCGGAGCACCAATGGGAGGGGTATGACGAAGACGGCCGCCGCATAACCCGTGACCGCTTCGTGGCGGTGCGGGCGCTGAAGGGTGAACGGGTAACAGGCGTGGAGTTCCTGCATCATCCTCCCAAGGGCGAACCTGTCTGGACGCGCGTGAGCGGCGTCCCGCTGCTCGATGGCGATGGTGCGGTGACCGGAGCCATTTCCGTGATTGTCGATATCGACGAACAGAAGCGCGGGCAGCAGGCGTTGACGCAAGCCGCGCAGCGGCTGGAGCAGGAGGTGGACGCCAGGACGCAAGAATTGCGCGAGGCGCTGGCACGGCTGAAGGCAGAAGGGGAAGAACGCGCCCGCGCCGAAGAAGCATTGCGCCAGGCGCAGAAGATGGAAGCGGTCGGCCAGTTGACCGGCGGCATTGCGCATGATTTCAACAATATGCTGACGGGCATCATCGGTGCCCTCGACATCATGAAGCGGCGCATCGCCAGCGGCCGCCTGGAGGATCTTGACCGGTTCATGGACGCGGCCAGCAGCTCCGCGCAGCGCGCGGCTGCGCTGACTGCGCGGTTGCTCGCCTTTTCGCGGCGGCAATCGCTGGACAGCAAGCCGACCGATATCTGCAACCTGCTTCATTCGCTGGAGGATCTGCTGCGCCGGACGATGAGCGAAACGATCGCGGTGGAGATTGTTTCGGACAAGCCACTGCCGCCTGCCCTTGTCGATGCCAACCAGCTGGAAAGCGCGATCATCAACCTGGCGATCAACGCCCGCGATGCGATGCCGGATGGCGGTCGGCTGACCCTATCTTGCCGGGAACAGGAGCTGGACGCCGCTTTTTGTCTGCAAAATCCCGGCGTAGCGCCGGGCCGCTACGTCGTGGTAGCCGTCTCCGATACGGGCGTCGGCATGGACGCCGCGACGCTCGATAAGGTGTTCGACCCGTTTTTCACGACCAAGCCGATCGGGCAGGGCACCGGCCTAGGGCTGTCGATGGTCTATGGCTTTGCGAAACAGTCGAACGGGCTTGTGCGCATCCATTCGACGCAGGGCACCGGCACTTCCGTCAAGCTCTTCCTGCCGGTGGCGCAGACGCAACCTGAAGTCGAGCCGGCGGAAAGCGCGCCCATACATCATGGCGACGGGCAATCGGTGATGCTGGTCGAAGATGATGAGTCCGTACGCTTGCTGGTGCGGGATGTGCTGGAAGAACTAGGCTACAAGACGACAGAGGCGGCCGATGGGCAGCAGGCGGTTCGCATATTGGAGTCCGGCCAGCGATTTGACCTGATGATTTCCGATGTCGGGCTGCCGGGAATGAATGGACGGCAACTGGCCGAGATCGCGCGCGAATATCTGCCGGACCTGCCCGTCCTGTTCGTGACTGGCTATGCCGAAAGCGCGACGGTGCGTGGTGGATTTCTGTCGCATAACATGCAGATGATCACCAAGCCGTTCCAGATAGAGAGCCTGGCCGCTCGCATCCGCGAGATGCTGGAAAGCTGAGTGCGGCGATTGGCCCGTCAGCGGTTTTGGTCGAGGAAATCGGCTACCGCGTTGACGTTGTGACCGACCCTATCGACCGCTTCTTCCAGCAGGCTTCGAGACGCCTGCAGGCGCTGGGACCAATATTGCACCTCCAGGTCCGAGGTCAGCGACACATGCTTGATATCGCGGGGGATGGGCGGCGCCCTGTCTTCATATGTGGGTCGAATGTCCAGGCTGGCCATGGCGATACACTTTCCTGCAGGTGACTCCTCTCATGGTAAGAGCGACTTTTGGAAAATGATGTTCCGGGCGGGCGCGGGGAAAGTTCATAACCTGCATTACTGACCACCATATTCATTGCTCTGCGATTGGCGGGAGCAGGAACCGGAAGGGGGTCTGGCGGGTCTGTGGCTGTGAGCAGGGAAGCCTTCCCTACGCTGAAACCATCTGCATCAGGAGAGCTTGCATGGCCCGGAAGATCGGTGAGGACAAAGGCGCGAAAAACGCCGCCCGCGAATTCGAAACCAGGACAGGGGCTGGCGGGGAACTGCACCAAGTCGCCGGTTCGTCTGGCGATGTGCTGACCACGCAGCAGGGCGTGCCCATCGCCGACGACCAGAACAGCCTGCGGGTCGGTGAACGTGGGCCGACGCTGCTGGAAGATTTCCACTTCCGCGAAAAGATCTTCCATTTCGACCATGAACGTATCCCCGAACGCGTCGTTCACGCGCGCGGCTTTGGCGTGCACGGCACCTTTACCCTGAACGAGAGCCTGGAAGAATTCACCACCGCCAAGGTGCTGACCGAAGTGGGCGAGCATACGCCCATGTTCGTTCGCTTCTCGACAGTCGCGGGTAGCAAGGGGTCGTTCGACCTGGCGCGCGACGTTCGGGGGTTTGCGGCCAAATTCTATACCAAGGAAGGCAATTGGGATATTGTCGGCAACAACATCCCCGTCTTCTTCATTCAGGACGCCATCAAGTTTCCCGACCTGATCCATGCGGCAAAGCCCACGCCCGATCGTGGATTTCCCCAGGCCCAGACAGCCCATGACAATTTTTGGGACTTCATCAGCCTGACGCCGGAATCGATGCACATGATCATGTGGGTCATGTCGGATCGTGCGATCCCGCGCTCCTTCCGCTTCATGGAAGGGTTCGGCGTCCACAGTTTTCGCCTGATCAATGCCGAAGGGAAGGGGACCTTCGTCAAATTCCACTTCAAGCCCAAGCAGGGCCTGCAGTCTGTGATGTGGAACGAGGCGGTGAAGATCAATGGCGCCGATCCCGATTTCCACCGCCGCGACCTGTGGGATGCGATAGACCTTGGCAGCCCGCCGGAATGGGACTTGGGCGTCCAGATTTTTGACGAGGATTTTGCTGACACGTTCGAATTCGATGTGCTTGATCCGACCAAGATCATCCCGGAGGAACAGGTGCCGGTGCGGATTATTGGCAGCTTCGTTCTCGACGCGCGGGTCGAAAATTTCTTCGCCGAAACGGAACAGGTCGCTTTCTGCACGCAAAATGTCGTTCCGGGCATCGGCTTTTCCAACGATCCGCTGCTTCAGGGACGCAATTTCTCCTATCTCGACACGCAATTGAAGCGGCTCGGGTCTCCCAACTTCACGCACATCCCGATCAACGCGCCGCGCGGCTGCCCCGTGCATAATTTCCAGCAGGATGGCCATATGGCGATGACCAATCCCAAGGGCCGGGTGAATTACGAGCCCAACAGCTGGGGCGGGCCGCGCGAATCCCCTGAACGCGGCTATCGCCATTTCGCTGCGGGCGAGGCGGGGCCGAAGCTGCAGATGCGCTCGCCCAGCTTCAACGATCATTATAGTCAGGCACGCCAATTTTTCATTAGCCAGACGCCGATCGAACAGAAGCATATCGGCGACGCGCTGGTGTTCGAATTGTCGAAATGCGAACGGATCGACATCAGGCAGAGGATGGTGGCGCATCTGCGCAACATCGACGAAGGGCTGGCGACAATCGTTGCAGGCGGATTGGGTCTGCCGAAACTGCCAGATCCTGCGCCTGCCGCCGCCACGCCCCGCACCGACCTGCCGCCGTCAGACGCGCTCAGCATCGTTCGCAATGGCCCGGACAGCTTTACCGGCCGCAAGCTCGGTATCTTGGTCAGCGATGGCGCGCCGGCCGCATTGGTCAAGGCGCTGGTCACGGAAGTGAAGCAGCTGGGCGCGGTCTATGAGATCATCGCCCCTAAGGTCGCTGGCGCGATGCTGGACGACGGTACGACCGTTGAGGGCAAGCAGAAAATCGACGGAGGGCCGTCCGTCCTTTACGATGCGATAGCGCTCGTCCTCTCGCCCGACGGTGCGGCGCAGTTGATGCAGGACAAGGCAGCGAAGGATTTCGTCAACGATGCCTATGCCCATTGCAAGTTCATCGCCTATGTCGATGACGCCCTGCCGCTGATCGACCGCGCGGGCATAAGCGAAGCGGACATGGATGAAGGGCTGGTCCGGCTGGAAGGGCCGGACGATGTCGCCCCGTTCCTGGCGCTATGCGGGCAACTGCGGCTGTGGGATCGTGAAATGAAGGTTGATCTCGACGCCGCAGGCTTCCTGGCGGGTAAGAACAAGCCGAATAACAAATAGGCCAAATTGCTGAAGCGAGGCTTAACGGGCGCAAATCCTGTCGGCCTGATGCCTCGCTTCGCCGCGATGTTCCGGCCAGCCCAACATGGGTAAATAAAGGCTGAGCTGGGTCAGTTATGATGGTTGTGAGGGGGGCGTCCAGGAGGAGGAGCCCATGTCTGGCCAGTTCGCCGTCAGCGAATCGCATTGCCATTTCCGCCCACATCAATTCCTGGCGCGCGAGGATGAACAGCCTGAAGCGATCTTCCAGATCGATGAAGGCTGGGCTTGTCGGTACAGGCTTTTGCCGGACGGACGCAGGCAGATCACCGGGCTTTTTCTGCCGGGGGATATTTGTGAGCCGCACTGGGCACTGGGCACGCGTCCAACGCAGCCGATCGTGGCGTTGACTAATGTCCGCGCGACTTGCCTACCCTGCTCAGCCCATGGCGGGTTGCCCAGGGAAAGCGAGCGGGCCTGTTGGAAAAATCTGACCGATATTATTGAACGCCAGGCCAACTGGCTGGTGACTTTGGGGCGAAAGACTGCGCTGGAACGGCTTGCCCATCTGTTGCTCGAATTGTTCGAGCGTATGCACGCGTCTGGCCTCAGCTATGGCCAGCAATGCGCCATGCCGCTCACGCAGATGGAGATTGCCGACATGACCGGCCTGACCCCTGTGCATGTGAACCGGACGTTGCAGGCGATGCGGTCCCGCGGCCTGGTGGAACTGCAATCCAAATGGCTGCGCATTCCCGACCTCGCAGCGCTGCGCGACGCGGCGGGACTTTCGTCGAGGCAGACGATCGCCTGACGCGTGTCCTCGTTGATGGCTGAGACGTAGCGGCCGGGACAGGTCGAGCCTAATGTCGGTCAGGCTGTTTGACCTTGCGGCGGACAGGCATGGCGCTATGAAGAGCGCGCTGGGTCGCGCCTAGGGGGCTCGCACGGACACATCCGGCGAGGCGGGGGGAAAAGCCTTGATCTCTGTAGAGAAAATCGGTCGCATGTTGGCCGGACTGACTGTTCTGGGCCTGTCGTCCATGCTGTCCGCGCAGGGCGGCGGCGGTCGGCCGTTGTTGCAGGACAGTTTTCGCATCGGCAGTGGCGGCGGCGCCCTGTGCCAGGCGCAAAGCGCCAATGGCGATTCTGCCGCCCGCACCATGTTCGACCGCGCATGGTCGGTCGTCTGCCGTGACGCCGCGCTTCCCGTAGGCCAGATTTATGCGTTGCGCCGGGATGGTGAGGGAGGCGAAGACGCCTTGCTGGAAAGGCTGGCTGCCTCCCGCGGCGCAGCGGTCAATTGCAGCGCGCCCGGCGGCGTGACCCTGCCCGATGTCGGTCCTGCAACCGTCCGCAACTGCAACGGGGCGGCGGGGGTCTATCGCATCATGACGGTGCCGCGCGGCCAGACAGTTTATGCGGCGCAAGGGTACGCGCCCTATGCCAGCGCGCTCGACCTTGGGCTGCGGACCGTGATGCTGGGACGGACCGTGCCCGGCACGCTGGACATCGTCAGCACGGGCAGCGGCAATGGCGCAGCCTTCGCGCGAATGCAGGCGGCCGCGCTCGATCCGCAGACGGTGTTGGCGGAAGGGTATCGCCGCAACGCTTCGGGCAATTATGCCGAGGCCGCGGAATTTTTCGACAGCTTGGCCGACCGGCTCGCGCGCGATCCCGACGCCAGCGCGCTCAGCCCCGCCGAGCGCGCGAACCGGGCGCATGAATATCTGGTCAACCATGGGCTGCAATTGTCCAACCTTGGCCTGTTCGATCAGGCCGCCGCCGCCTTTGCGCAGGCGCGGGCGATCCCAACCGCCGATGCCGTCCAGCTTCGCCTGCGCCGCAATTTTGAGGCGGTCCACCACCTCAACCAGCAGGATCTGCCAGGTGCGCTTGGCCTGCTCGACCGGGCGGTGAAGGGGGACGCGGCGATCGCCATCGCTGGCGACGGTGGTGTGACGCTGCCCACTGAAGTCGCTGTGGAAATGAACAGCGCAGCGCCTGAAGCGCGGGCGCTGGGCGTGCGACAGGATGTGAAGCTGACCCCCGGTGAACGCGCCGCGATTTTGGATGCGCAGGCGCAGCAGTTGCGCGGCACGGTCCTGCGTTTGTCGGGCAAGCCACGCGAAGCGCGCGCCGTGCTGGTCCAAGCGCTTGCCGATGCACAAC
This region of Sphingobium sp. MI1205 genomic DNA includes:
- a CDS encoding catalase; protein product: MARKIGEDKGAKNAAREFETRTGAGGELHQVAGSSGDVLTTQQGVPIADDQNSLRVGERGPTLLEDFHFREKIFHFDHERIPERVVHARGFGVHGTFTLNESLEEFTTAKVLTEVGEHTPMFVRFSTVAGSKGSFDLARDVRGFAAKFYTKEGNWDIVGNNIPVFFIQDAIKFPDLIHAAKPTPDRGFPQAQTAHDNFWDFISLTPESMHMIMWVMSDRAIPRSFRFMEGFGVHSFRLINAEGKGTFVKFHFKPKQGLQSVMWNEAVKINGADPDFHRRDLWDAIDLGSPPEWDLGVQIFDEDFADTFEFDVLDPTKIIPEEQVPVRIIGSFVLDARVENFFAETEQVAFCTQNVVPGIGFSNDPLLQGRNFSYLDTQLKRLGSPNFTHIPINAPRGCPVHNFQQDGHMAMTNPKGRVNYEPNSWGGPRESPERGYRHFAAGEAGPKLQMRSPSFNDHYSQARQFFISQTPIEQKHIGDALVFELSKCERIDIRQRMVAHLRNIDEGLATIVAGGLGLPKLPDPAPAAATPRTDLPPSDALSIVRNGPDSFTGRKLGILVSDGAPAALVKALVTEVKQLGAVYEIIAPKVAGAMLDDGTTVEGKQKIDGGPSVLYDAIALVLSPDGAAQLMQDKAAKDFVNDAYAHCKFIAYVDDALPLIDRAGISEADMDEGLVRLEGPDDVAPFLALCGQLRLWDREMKVDLDAAGFLAGKNKPNNK
- a CDS encoding Crp/Fnr family transcriptional regulator; amino-acid sequence: MSGQFAVSESHCHFRPHQFLAREDEQPEAIFQIDEGWACRYRLLPDGRRQITGLFLPGDICEPHWALGTRPTQPIVALTNVRATCLPCSAHGGLPRESERACWKNLTDIIERQANWLVTLGRKTALERLAHLLLELFERMHASGLSYGQQCAMPLTQMEIADMTGLTPVHVNRTLQAMRSRGLVELQSKWLRIPDLAALRDAAGLSSRQTIA